In one window of Mytilus trossulus isolate FHL-02 chromosome 7, PNRI_Mtr1.1.1.hap1, whole genome shotgun sequence DNA:
- the LOC134727122 gene encoding uncharacterized protein LOC134727122, which produces MMKTKYIDFLGYIFIFVFSVLVPQFQTEGTGLNTTTVKNNGNQGIIPTADVPQRTIVVDITKPPKSDEVKWILDLDKYSRLLIINQKRNTTFSLCGNNWTNEYATVVCRHLKRSDNGIAGVIPRNKNLSRIAYGLDCPVNFTNMLKCKPDYTNAAREVCKLTGDASVRCYNDTDSHFTDNTDWCINIIVVGSLSFATILISLLIIIYIQRRKLIKASYASLTVRRDQNHYNEIHHQMSDHISEHNYEVSALSVIPTSEGQVATHQKINQIQHVDTSGYLILSGITETGGDHYQSIAN; this is translated from the exons ATGatgaaaactaaatacataGACTTTTTAggatatattttcatttttgtgtttAGCGTATTAGTACCACAGTTTCAAACAG AAGGAACAGGCTTGAATACaacaacagtaaaaaataatggaaaCCAAGGTATCATCCCGACAGCAGACGTGCCCCAAAGGACCATTGTTGTTGATATAACAAAACCTCCCAAATCAG ATGAAGTTAAATGGATTTTGGACTTAGATAAATATTCCAGGCTATTAATAATTAACCAGAAACGAAACACAACTTTCTCTCTGTGTGGAAATAATTGGACAAATGAGTACGCTACTGTAGTTTGTCGTCATTTAAAGAGATCTGATAATGGGATTGCAGGAGTTATTCCCAGGAATAAAAATCTATCGAGAATAGCATACGGACTAGACTGTCctgttaattttacaaatatgttaaaatgcAAACCAGACTATACCAATGCTGCAAGAGAGGTCTGTAAATTAACTGGAGACGCAAGTGTTAGATGTTATA atgacacGGACAGTCATTTTACGGATAACACAG ATTGGTGTATCAACATTATTGTGGTTGGATCTTTGTCCTTTGCAACTATTCTCATATCTCTCTTAATCAT AATCTATATCCAGAGAAGAAAATTGATAAAAGCTTCCTACGCATCATTGACAGTTCGACGAGATCAAAACCACTATAATGAAATACATCATCAAATGTCAGACCACATTTCAGAACATAACTATGAGGTATCGGCATTATCGGTAATACCTACTTCAGAAGGTCAAGTCGCAACACatcagaaaataaatcaaatacaacACGTTGATACATCCGGATACCTTATCCTTTCTGGTATAACGGAGACTGGCGGAGACCACTATCAATCAATCGCAAACTGA
- the LOC134725234 gene encoding uncharacterized protein LOC134725234: MSQRICSFCGIKVVDHRGPTGIRCPKNISYDFSFNTRNQGQGANAMSLENLSSTPDKSENGALDTMAGNVPKTPKQSLDETLSALEQENEKLLEEIKLRELVEKNKTLKKKLKQTDFNVKQKQDQTNKIDLKSLRIDEDLKQKITEKQKGLVSKLFISDDSDSDTESEETRSDEWLSLRRKARTVLKAAFRPGTFKNLRTQLNTYLLFCEKFCRSAFPVDQETLCGYVCFLSDNFKNSGSVRNYLSGVKTWAILLNFDTEEFNSPSLRLTLSGIDKLNTNIPNIKLPFEPYHLNRMFEVLDMTSVQDAVMWAVIMISFYALLRKSQFANNSRTMFNPKEQLTRGDIQITEEGLIIDIQWSKTSQKHKNIHQIPLKRVEDCILCPVLAYSRMVTMLPALPGEPAFGLSDSKGKICAFSKSDIDKILHKLLVCCGIDTSQYSFHSLRRGGATCASAAGCSDSEICTIGNWTSSCYKGYIKHSTDKLYYISSKMGLFCKLSNS; the protein is encoded by the exons ATGTCCCAAAGGATTTGTAGCTTTTGTGGGATCAAAGTTGTTGATCATAGAGGACCAACGGGGATCAGATGTCCAAAGAACATATCTTATGACTTTTCTTTTAATACACGTAATCAGGGACAGGGTGCTAATGCTATGTCTTTAGAAAATCTTTCTTCCACCCCCGATAAAAGTGAAAATGGCGCGCTGGATACCATGGCGGGTAATGTACCCAAAACCCCGAAACAAAGCCTTGACGAGACTTTGTCAGCTCTAGAGCAAGAGAATGAAAAACTTTTAGAAGAAATTAAATTGCGTGAACTTGTCGAAAAGAACAAAACTCTGAAAAAGAAACTTAAGCAAACGGACTTTAACGTGAAACAAAAACAGGACCAAACtaacaaaattgatttaaaatccTTGAGAATAGACGAAGACTTGAAAcagaaaataacagaaaaacagaaaggATTAGTGAGCAAATTATTCATATCTGATGATTCCGATAGTGATACAGAATCAGAAG aaacCAGATCAGATGAATGGCTATCACTTCGTCGGAAAGCAAGAACAGTTTTAAAAGCAGCCTTCAGACCgggaacttttaaaaatttgaggACTCAGCTAAATACATACcttttgttttgtgaaaaatttTGTAGATCAGCATTTCCTGTTGATCAAGAGACACTCTGCGGATATGTGTGTTTTTTGTCAGATAACTTTAAGAATAGTGGATCCGTTAGAAATTACTTATCAGGTGTTAAAACGTGGGCCATTCTGTTAAATTTTGATACTGAGGAGTTTAATTCACCGTCGCTCAGGCTAACCTTGTCAGGTATTGACAAGCTTAATACTAATATTCCAAATATAAAATTACCATTTGAACCATATCATTTGAACCGCATGTTTGAAGTCCTAGATATGACAAGTGTACAGGATGCTGTGATGTGGGCTGTTATTATGATAAGCTTTTATGCTTTGCTTAGAAAATCACAATTCGCTAACAATTCAAGGACAATGTTTAACCCTAAGGAGCAGTTAACCAGAGGTGATATTCAAATTACTGAGGAAGGATTAATTATCGATATACAGTGGTCAAAAACTagtcaaaaacataaaaatattcacCAGATTCCTCTTAAAAGAGTCGAGGATTGTATTCTATGCCCGGTACTGGCTTATTCTAGAATGGTAACAATGTTGCCTGCACTACCAGGAGAACCCGCTTTTGGTCTAAGTGATAGTAAGGGAAAGATTTGTGCCTTTTCAAAGTCAGACATAGACAAAATTCTTCACAAACTCTTAGTGTGTTGTGGAATAGACACTTCACAATACTCGTTTCACAGCTTGCGTAGAGGCGGTGCAACTTGTGCATCAGCTGCTGGATGCTCAGACTCAGAAATTTGTACAATAGGCAATTGGACTTCCTCTTGCTACAAGGGCTACATCAAACACTCTACTGACAAACTTTATTACATTTCAAGCAAGATGGGACTTTTTTGCAAACTTTCCAACTCATAA